Part of the Benincasa hispida cultivar B227 chromosome 12, ASM972705v1, whole genome shotgun sequence genome is shown below.
TGTAAGGATATGCACCCAACTGAACTTTACTATAATAAGCTGTGGGTAGTTGTGATCTCACAAATCTACCTTCTCGTACTTAACATTGGAAGGATTAGCAAATGGCAGTTTATGTTATCAGTTGGATCCTTTGTGGATTGAGGGATATTGGGCCTTTGATAGGATAGTATACATTATACTTCTTAACTTTTAGAAGATGGACAGCATAGATCTTTTAGTTATAAACTAGTATTTGAATTGGCTGAAATGAATTTGtctattatataatgaaaacaaCAGGAGCCGACTGTTTTGAAATCTTCTAAGATTTTCTTATGCTGTTTTAATCTCAAGCTTCTTTATTGATCAGGAACACAGCGACTTCCTCGTCTTGTTGGTCTTCCAAAGGCTTTAGAAATGATGCTGGTGAGATTAGTAGCTCCTGCTTTTGATTTTTGACACCTTGCTATAGAATAGATTCAATAGCCATTCATATCTGTTGCTTATTCTCTACCTGTCTCTCTCAACATACCGATACTTGCTATGCTTGAACAGACATCCAAGCCAGTCAAAGGAGAAGAAGCCTTTTCACTGGGACTTGTGGATGTCATAGTCCCTTCTGAAGAGTTGATCAGCACTGCACGCAAATGGGCTCTGGATATCTCAGAGCGGAGAAAACCATGGATTATCAGTCTTCACAAGACTGACAAGTTAGAGTCTCTTGCTGATGCTAGGGAAATTTTTAAGTTTGCTAGGGCTCAAGTACGGAAACAAGCTCCAAATCTCAAGCACCCTCTGGTTTGCATTGATGTTGTTGAAACGGGTGTAGTCTCAGGTCCTCGTGCTGGTCTTTGGAAGGTTGTATTTCTAATGCAGTTATTTTCGCTTAAAGTAAAAAGATCCAAATATGAAATAACCTTCCTGAATTTATTTTTGATGCCCATGGCAGGAGATTGAAGATTTTCAAGTACTACTACATGCTGATACCAGTAAAAGCTTGATTCATGTATTTTTTGCTCAGCGTGGAACAACGAAGGTGTGAGTTGAAGATTtactgaaaaataaattatcgcTTTAAATAATCTTTACTTCAGGATATAGAAAAAACCACAACCCTTGTTAATACATTATGAGCATAGTCCTTTCTCTTATGTTGATATTGCttcctttttttcaaaatataataggTACCTGGAGTTTCTGATCTTGGGTTGACACCGAGACGTATTAATAAAGTTGCTGTTGTTGGTGGGGGATTAATGGGATCTGGGATAGCTACAGCATTGATTCTTAGCAACTATCCTGTGATTCTTAAAGAAGTAAACGATAAATTTTTGGAGGCTGGTCTTGGCAGAGTCAAATGTAAGCCTAGAATTTACTACttgattgcattttttttatattctatCTGGTTTGTGTATGACTTGTCATCGTTAACATGTTAGCCAATCTACAAAGCCGAGTCCGCAAGGGTAAAATGACTccagaaaaatttgaaaaaactatTTCCCTACTCAAGGGTGTCCTTGACTATGAAAGTTTCAGAGATGTGGATATGGTTATTGAGGTAAGTCCCACATTTTACTTCTTTACGCACAAAAAGTAGCAATCATTAATGTCAATTTGGTTCTGCATGTAACAGGCTGTTATAGAGAACATCTCTCTGAAGCAACAGATCTTTGTTGATCTTGAGAAATATTGCCCTCCACATTGCATACTTGCTACCAATACGTCCACAATAGATTTGGAGCTGATTGGGGAGAGAACAAAATCTCATGATAGAATTGTCGGAGCTCATTTTTTTAGGTTTGTAAATTCATACTTCTCCCCATTCCTGTATTGTCTTGGTTTAGCCATTTAGCCATTGAGTTTATGCTTCTGATGCAGTCCAGCACACGTCATGCCACTATTGGAAGTTGTTCGTACTAAAAGGACAGCTCCACAAGTAATTGTTGATTTGGTAGATGTCGGAAAAAGGATAAAGAAAACACCAGTTGTTGTTGGCAACTGCACTGGTTTCGCTGTCAATAGGATGTTTTTCCCATATACTCAAGCTGCATTGTTACTCGTAGAACATGGAGTAGATCCATATCAGATCGACAGGGCAATTTCTAAGTTTGGAATGCCAATGGGCCCTTTCAGGTTTATAAATTTTCGTGGTTCAGCTTTATGCTTATTCATTTTTGACCTTCATCTAACTTTGTTCTTTTCCTTCAGATTGATTGATCTTGTTGGTTTTGGCGTGGCTATAGCAACCGGTGGTCAGTTTGTTCAGAATTTTCCTGATAGAACCTTCAAATCTATGATAATTCCTCTTATGCAAGAGGATAAGAGAGCAGGTAGAGTTTCATCCCTTAAACTCGGCAATTGCATCTAAGATTTTGCTGGCTTTGCACTTCCGGAAAGTATTTTATCAATGATTCTGTTAGGAGGTATCTTTATTTATCTGGAAATATACCAAGGGTACCAAAAAGCACCCTACGATTACTGCTCAGTCAATCCTCAAGGGCTGACTAACTCTCCCCAAGCAGAAACTTTCTTGAAAATGACAGAGAAAACTCCAATTTATCAGGAAATAATATCCAAGATTGCCAGAAGTACCCTACAATTACTGCTCAGTCTATTCCAGAGGAGTGACCAACTCTCCTCGAGCAAAACCTTTCTTGAAAATGCCCACAACCACACACACGCAGAGCTCACACATGAACGCCATACGTTTAGACATTCCCTAACTCATTGTCAGAAAACTGTTCCCGTTCTGACCTTTAGAGCATAAACGTTTATGATTGAGGGTCTTAAGGAAGCACGTCCTCGAACATTTTATCTTTCATTTTAGACATGGACATTTCTTTAAAAAGTAACTTGGTCAAGTTGTAAATTTCAGGTGAAACAACTCAGAAAGGTTTTTATCTCTATGACAAGAACCGAAAGTCTAAGCCAGATCCGGAGTTAAAGAAGTACATTGAAAAGGCTAGGAGCATGTCTGGCATTTCTGTAGACCCTaaggtctcgctctctcttttTCTGTTTGCATTTAGTTTGCCTTCATATAcgcatttcttttcttttgaccTCGTGCTCCTTCCTTGAACTTTCATGAATTAAAGATCAAATACCAAACTTACACCTGAAAATTGTTTACTTTAGCCATTAGAAAGCTCTACGTAATGATCTAATGCTGAACTTCTACCCATCCCTTTTTTTTTGTGATTGAATGTGTCCAGCTGGCTAAATTATCAGAGAAGGACATTGTTGAGATGATATTCTTCCCTGTGGTGAATGAAGCATGCCGTGTACTGGCCGAAGGTATAGCCGTCAAAGCAGCAGACTTGGACATTGCTGGTGTAATGGGCATGGGTTTTCCACCTTACAGGTAGGTTGGTGAGAGTTCTTCgaaattaagtttatttgttAGACCTCAATAAATTACTGATCTACAAAGTTTTGTTCCTTTTGATCACAGGGGAGGAGTGATGTTTTGGGCTGATTCTCTTGGATCAAAATACATCTATTCAAGATTGGAGGAATGGTCAAAACTGTACGGTGGATTCTTCAAGCCTTGTGCTTACTTGGCTGAAAGAGCTGCTCAGGGCGCAACCTTGGTGAGAAAACTAAACCACTACGCAACTCTATTTGACATATATCTTGTGCTCTAGCACGACAATATATTTTGTGCTTTAACATGTCAATcagtaaaatgattaaaaaagaaTAGTGAAAGAAAGTTCTTAAATGGAGATTAGTAAGAGAAATTGTTTGCATTGTGAGAGTGTATACATGTAAATAGATGTAGTTCAAATCCTAGGATATTGGGATTTGAACATCCAACCTCAGGAGTGGTAGTATATGGCAATTATTGTTGAGCTATAAATAGAGATTAGAGACTAGGGAGAGAATTGTTTGCATTATGCGTTTGTATTAAGAGAGCGGTTGGTGAGAAATTGCATGTAAAGAGAACCCAATGAGGGTGTGTAAAGAGAAATTTGTGATATGCAATGCATGCAATGAGAAGATAGTAAAAGAAATGTGTGAATAGATGTGAAAAATGTGTGTAAGAGATGGGTTTTTTAGTAAAACAAATGGGATGTCTGGATTTGAACTTAAATCCTTTAACTTCAAGGGAGGTAGTACATGTCAATTACTAGCTTAATTTGGCTAGGGAAAAGAAGTTATCGAGTAGTAGGTTAGAAGAAAAGTGCACATAGATTATAGTCAACCCATCAAcatttaactattaaaaaaataccattttCATGATTAACAACACTCTTAGATCATGCCCTAATTCTTTTCCCATGTCATAccaaacaaataaatcaaatatcaattattatttaatcaattgaaCGCCACTTGAACATGGAATTAACCACTccttttgaacaaaaaaagGTCCTCGGATATATTAGATAAACACAACCCTTCTTTTATGTCCATGTACACATGTAATATGACTTTATAGTACCAAATGTTAATGGCAGTTCACACCCAGTCATAGAGGACAAcctgaaatttttattttttaccctttttcttatttttccgTATTCAACAAGTGAGGATTCAAATCTTTAACCTCATAGTCAATGATGTATGTCTTAATTAGTTGAGTTATGTGCAGTTAGTTAACTTCTAAAGATGTGTTACTTTTTGCAGAGTTCTCCATCTGGTGTCGCAAAATCTCGTTTATAAGATAGAAGATTTATTGAACCTACAGGTGCAGTTCGTTCATATAAACCCATAAAGATGCCATATAATAATTTGTTCGGGTTTATAACATGGTTTGGAAGATGATAATTAAGGGGCCCTTAGAATCACAAACAGACTTGAATGTACcaataataataacttaaaaagaaatttcaatattatatttatccTTTTAGTTGAACTATCAAGTTGCTTCTACTTGCTTTTCCTTGGATGCTTTTGAAAGATCTTGCATTTGTCTTTATGTTAATAGACGCACATGTTAGCACGAcctaacctttttttttaaataaataattttcttgtTTCCTTTTATGGGGCAGAAAGTCGTGGATCTCTTaggtccttttttttttttttttgggacaaTCTTTTAGGTCTTTTGAATTCGAATTTCAGGGGTCCTTTTAGTGATGGTcttgtttttcttaaaaaaaaaaaaaaaatagtctgtgtttacattttttatttatttgtttttatccagttttgataataataatagcaaTAATAAAAGGTCAAAAAGGGGAcacttttaaagtttaattaagcTTTTACACACAATTTTGGAAGGTCGAagtttaaaactaaaataacaCTTCTTTTACTatctttttttgaaaatctaATCTGAGAAAATATTACAGATCCTGattctttttaaaagaaaagtttagGTGAGGATATTAATAACtcgatgaaattaaaaaaataaaaaataaaatcaattaacttgTTGAAGAAATTATGAAGCACATGTTGTGAGAATTTCTTGtcgatagaaaaaatatcaaaaaaaaaaatacgaatagacttctatcaagagattagaattttgttattttgtgtaaatgattttccttgtttttctatatttgaaaatcccCAAAAAAACAACATTGTAATCTACAGGCTTTTAGATTAAAATAGGGTAATTGTAATAAGTAACATAACACTTTTAgtattaataattaagtgtatagtaACATTTTAAAAGAATTGCGAATATGGCAAAGTTTATAAGTGATACTCTATCGTTCATAAACTCCTATTAGGATATGGTCTATCAAGATCTATTAGGGATGTAACCTATTGGGGATATGGTCTATCAagatttgaagagttggatCTAAATTTTGGTATgtttgcaaattcttttgaattatgttatatttgctaATATTTTGGGTTTGATTGCTATATTTTCAATCGCCTCTGGTTGATAGTATATGTTCAACTTTAATGTAGGTTgattatattaatattgttaattttattttatcttagtCCTCGTTATTATTGATAGTTCAAATTactctttatattttttataaatcttaaatttagacCATCGAAATTAACTTTACAATAA
Proteins encoded:
- the LOC120067869 gene encoding glyoxysomal fatty acid beta-oxidation multifunctional protein MFP-a-like; protein product: MASKAKGRTTLEVGADGVALITIINPPVNSLSFDVLFSLKESYEQALQREDVKAIVVTGARGKFSGGFDITAFGGLQGGKAAEPRPGYISVDVITDIFEAARKPAVAAIDGLALGGGLEVAMACHARVSTKTAQLGLPELQLGLIPGFGGTQRLPRLVGLPKALEMMLTSKPVKGEEAFSLGLVDVIVPSEELISTARKWALDISERRKPWIISLHKTDKLESLADAREIFKFARAQVRKQAPNLKHPLVCIDVVETGVVSGPRAGLWKEIEDFQVLLHADTSKSLIHVFFAQRGTTKVPGVSDLGLTPRRINKVAVVGGGLMGSGIATALILSNYPVILKEVNDKFLEAGLGRVKSNLQSRVRKGKMTPEKFEKTISLLKGVLDYESFRDVDMVIEAVIENISLKQQIFVDLEKYCPPHCILATNTSTIDLELIGERTKSHDRIVGAHFFSPAHVMPLLEVVRTKRTAPQVIVDLVDVGKRIKKTPVVVGNCTGFAVNRMFFPYTQAALLLVEHGVDPYQIDRAISKFGMPMGPFRLIDLVGFGVAIATGGQFVQNFPDRTFKSMIIPLMQEDKRAGETTQKGFYLYDKNRKSKPDPELKKYIEKARSMSGISVDPKLAKLSEKDIVEMIFFPVVNEACRVLAEGIAVKAADLDIAGVMGMGFPPYRGGVMFWADSLGSKYIYSRLEEWSKLYGGFFKPCAYLAERAAQGATLSSPSGVAKSRL